One window of the Pieris brassicae chromosome 4, ilPieBrab1.1, whole genome shotgun sequence genome contains the following:
- the LOC123708314 gene encoding uncharacterized protein LOC123708314, with the protein MVVGINRLYLIFNNKYAILVGYFYTVIITGLTMYVILSNNMTSATYIVFRNTVVIEFALLSFNSMVLYKNTFKKFVEKMEMFDTMLNIKNHRQLDSFTLIHLFMYIFIFAILFILDLLYILNFDNEIHDKHVNYAYLAMNFAFICHDTEIIFFCVLLTMILRRVKIIKGHVRKLFLRGKNSSNKLEGLSYNANLDVSHLHNAYDLLHTCSEKLNSAMNFPFVKYLVTYTIVYCMKFTIFFIMPCYCSNITTTQAATIRTMLHDAINTKALGKYERRKLKAFFQLTQDSEFAYALWGVIKMDMSLPLSYCSLCVTYLIIVVQFSRFID; encoded by the exons ATGGTTGTAGGCATAAATCgactgtatttaatttttaataataaatatgcaattttagttggatatttttatactgtaaTTATAACAGGTTTGACCATGTATGTAATACTGAGTAATAATATGACTAGTGCTACCTATATTGTATTTAGGAATACTGTGGTAATAGAATTTGCTCTGTTGTCTTTCAACTCCATGGTACtctacaaaaatacatttaagaaaTTCGTTGAGAAAATGGAAATGTTTGATAccatgttaaatataaaaaatcatcgCCAACTCGacagttttactttaatacatttatttatgtatatttttatattcgctATACTTTTTATCCTAGACCTGCTCTATATACTAAATTTTGATAATGAAATTCACGATAAACATGTAAATTACGCGTATTTAGCAATGAACTTTGCGTTCATCTGTCACGAtacagaaattatatttttttgcgtTCTACTTACAATGATTTTGAGACGCGTTAAGATAATAAAGGGACACGTAAGGAAGTTATTTTTACGAGGGAAAAATTCGAGTAATAAGCTTGAAGGCTTGTCATATAACGCCAACTTGGATGTCAGTCACCTGCACAACGCTTATGATTTGCTTCATACGTGTTCGGAAAAACTCAACTCGGCCATGAATTTTCCG tttgTCAAATACCTTGTAACATACACAATAGTCTATTGTATGAagttcacaatattttttataatgccCTGCTATTGTTCAAATATTACGACCACACAAGCCGCTACTATACGTACGATGCTGCATGATGCTATTAATACCAAAGCACTTG gaAAATATGAACGCCGTAAGCTGAAGGCCTTCTTTCAACTGACTCAAGACAGTGAGTTTGCATATGCTCTGTGGGGAGTCATCAAAATGGATATGTCACTGCCTCTGAGCTATTGCAGTCTATGTGTCACATACCTCATTATTGTTGTACAATTTTCGAGATTTATAGATTAG